Proteins found in one Serratia plymuthica genomic segment:
- a CDS encoding phosphatase, with amino-acid sequence MYPVDLHMHTVASTHAYSTLHDYIVEAHQKGIKLFAITDHGPDMADAPHYWHFMNMRVWPRLVDGVGILRGIEANIKNLQGDIDCTGPMLNEVDVIIAGFHEPVFAPQDKAANTEAMIAAMAQGDVHIISHPGNPRYPIDIAAVAAAAAKYEVALELNNSSFTHSRKGSEDNCRAIAAAVRDAGGWLALGSDSHIAFSLGGFEHCERIIAEVEFPQERILNVSPRRLLDFLERRGKPAIAELADL; translated from the coding sequence ATGTACCCTGTTGATTTGCATATGCACACCGTTGCCAGCACCCACGCCTACAGTACGCTGCATGATTACATCGTCGAAGCCCATCAAAAGGGCATCAAACTGTTCGCCATCACCGATCACGGCCCGGATATGGCCGATGCGCCGCATTATTGGCATTTTATGAACATGCGCGTCTGGCCGCGCCTGGTGGATGGCGTAGGGATCCTGCGCGGTATCGAGGCCAACATCAAAAACCTGCAGGGCGATATCGACTGCACCGGGCCGATGTTGAACGAAGTCGACGTGATTATCGCCGGTTTCCACGAGCCGGTGTTTGCGCCGCAGGACAAGGCGGCCAATACCGAAGCGATGATTGCCGCAATGGCGCAAGGGGATGTGCACATTATCAGCCATCCCGGCAACCCAAGGTATCCGATCGACATCGCGGCGGTCGCCGCAGCGGCGGCGAAGTATGAAGTGGCACTGGAGCTGAATAACTCGTCATTCACCCATTCACGCAAGGGCAGCGAGGACAATTGCCGGGCGATTGCCGCCGCGGTGCGTGATGCAGGCGGTTGGCTGGCGCTGGGTTCTGATTCACATATCGCTTTCTCACTCGGCGGCTTCGAGCACTGTGAACGCATCATCGCTGAAGTGGAATTCCCGCAGGAGCGGATCCTCAACGTCAGCCCACGGCGCTTGCTGGACTTTCTCGAGCGGCGTGGCAAGCCGGCGATTGCGGAATTGGCCGATTTGTGA
- a CDS encoding TorD/DmsD family molecular chaperone, whose product MNEFSVVCRVLGTLFYRQPQDPLLVPLFTLIKEGKLQQHWPLEQDELLARLQQGCDVNLLSADFNAMFVGSECSVSPFRSAYVEGATEAEVRAFLQQRGMPLGEAPADHFGSLLLAASWLEDQSQEDEVQAQITLFDEYLLPWCGRFLGKVEAHATTGFYRTLALLARESIQAMRDELAEYEQDEEQPGEEG is encoded by the coding sequence ATGAATGAGTTTTCCGTTGTTTGCCGCGTGCTGGGTACGCTGTTTTACCGTCAGCCGCAAGATCCGCTGCTGGTGCCGCTGTTCACGCTGATTAAAGAGGGCAAGCTGCAGCAACACTGGCCGCTGGAGCAGGACGAACTGCTGGCGCGCTTGCAGCAGGGGTGTGATGTGAACCTGCTTTCCGCCGATTTCAACGCGATGTTTGTCGGCAGCGAATGCAGCGTGTCGCCGTTCCGTTCCGCTTATGTGGAAGGGGCAACGGAGGCGGAAGTTCGCGCTTTCCTGCAGCAACGCGGCATGCCGCTGGGCGAAGCGCCGGCCGATCACTTCGGCTCTCTGCTGCTGGCTGCCTCCTGGCTGGAAGACCAATCGCAGGAAGACGAAGTACAGGCGCAAATCACCCTGTTTGACGAATATCTGTTGCCTTGGTGCGGCCGTTTCCTCGGTAAAGTGGAAGCGCACGCCACCACCGGTTTTTACCGTACGCTGGCGCTGCTGGCCCGCGAGTCGATTCAGGCGATGCGTGACGAACTGGCAGAGTATGAGCAGGACGAAGAACAGCCGGGCGAAGAAGGCTGA
- a CDS encoding tellurite resistance TerB family protein, with amino-acid sequence MKNNWMQQIQSMIGQKAGSIGGAEGIGKLLAPTALGGLVGVLLANKSSRKLVGKFGKNALIIGGSAAVGAVLWNKYKQRVKETHQDEPQFGLQATPVDLRAKRLVQALVFAAKSDGHIDAEEKRAIDHSLEQLQVGEEAQKWVQEAIDQPLNPDLIAQSVKNEDEALEVYYLSCMVIDVDHFMERGYLDALAQSLKIPADVRQGIENDVNEKKRELA; translated from the coding sequence ATGAAAAATAACTGGATGCAGCAGATTCAATCGATGATTGGGCAAAAGGCCGGTTCCATCGGTGGGGCGGAAGGCATTGGCAAGTTGCTAGCCCCGACCGCGTTGGGGGGGCTGGTGGGCGTTTTGCTGGCAAACAAGTCTTCGCGCAAGCTGGTGGGCAAGTTCGGCAAGAACGCCTTGATTATCGGCGGCAGCGCGGCCGTCGGCGCAGTGTTGTGGAATAAATACAAGCAGCGGGTGAAAGAAACTCATCAGGATGAACCGCAGTTTGGCTTACAGGCCACGCCGGTGGATCTGCGCGCCAAACGGTTGGTGCAGGCGCTGGTGTTTGCCGCCAAGAGCGACGGCCATATCGATGCGGAAGAAAAACGCGCCATCGACCACAGCCTGGAACAACTGCAGGTGGGTGAGGAAGCGCAAAAATGGGTGCAGGAGGCGATCGACCAACCGTTAAACCCGGATCTGATCGCCCAAAGCGTGAAAAACGAAGATGAGGCGCTTGAGGTGTATTACCTCAGTTGCATGGTGATCGACGTCGATCACTTTATGGAACGTGGCTATCTCGATGCGCTGGCGCAGTCGTTGAAGATCCCAGCGGACGTCAGGCAGGGCATTGAAAACGACGTCAACGAGAAAAAACGCGAGCTGGCGTAG
- a CDS encoding S9 family peptidase: MMTPPKAEKRPYPITTHGDTRVDDYYWLRDDERADPQVLDYLQAENAFTDAMLKPQQALRETLYEEMVARIPQQEHSVPYVRHGYRYQTRFEPGNEYAIYVRQPEAESERWDTLIDGNQRAEQREFYTLGGLEVSPDNHKLAVAEDFLSRRQYDIRFKNLSDDSWADEVLENTSGSFEWANDSATVYYVRKHAKTLLPYQVYRHVVGTDPQHDQLIYEELDDTFYVGLEKTTSERFILIHLSSTTTSEILLLDADRADSTPQMFVPRRKDHEYGIDHYHQHFYIRSNKDGKNFGLYQSEQADEAQWQELIAPRLEVMLEGFSLFRDWLVVEERSEGLTQLRQIHWQSGEVKRIAFDDPTYTTWLAYNPEPETELLRYGYSSMTTPTTLYELNLDSGERVMLKQQEVKNFTPENYRSERVWVKARDGVEVPVSLVYRQDRFVRGSNPLMVYGYGSYGSSMDPAFSASRLSLLDRGFVFVLTHIRGGGELGQLWYEDGKLFKKQNTFNDFIDVTETLIAQGYGDAKRVFAMGGSAGGLLMGAVINQAPQLFNGIVAQVPFVDVVTTMLDESIPLTTGEYDEWGNPNEQAYYDYIKQYSPYDQVKAQDYPHMLVTTGLHDSQVQYWEPAKWVAKLRELKTDDRQLLLYTDMDSGHGGKSGRFKAYEDIALEYAFILALAE; encoded by the coding sequence ATGATGACACCCCCTAAGGCAGAAAAACGACCTTATCCCATCACCACCCACGGCGACACGCGCGTGGATGACTACTATTGGCTGCGCGACGACGAGCGTGCAGATCCTCAGGTGCTGGACTATCTGCAAGCGGAAAACGCCTTTACCGATGCGATGTTGAAACCGCAGCAGGCGCTGCGTGAAACGCTGTATGAAGAGATGGTGGCGCGTATTCCCCAGCAGGAGCACTCGGTGCCTTACGTCAGGCACGGTTACCGTTATCAGACCCGTTTCGAGCCGGGCAACGAATACGCGATTTATGTTCGTCAACCAGAGGCGGAAAGTGAGCGTTGGGATACGCTGATCGACGGCAATCAGCGCGCTGAACAACGTGAGTTTTACACCCTCGGCGGTTTGGAAGTCAGCCCGGACAACCATAAACTGGCGGTAGCGGAGGATTTCCTGTCACGCCGCCAGTATGACATTCGCTTTAAAAATCTGAGCGACGACAGTTGGGCCGACGAAGTGCTGGAAAACACCTCCGGCAGCTTCGAATGGGCGAACGACTCCGCCACCGTTTATTACGTGCGCAAGCACGCCAAAACGCTGCTGCCATACCAGGTGTATCGCCACGTGGTGGGCACAGATCCGCAGCACGACCAACTGATCTACGAAGAGCTGGACGATACCTTCTATGTCGGGCTGGAAAAAACCACCTCCGAACGTTTCATTCTGATCCACCTGAGCAGTACCACCACCTCGGAGATTTTGCTGCTGGACGCCGATCGCGCCGACAGCACGCCGCAGATGTTCGTGCCGCGCCGCAAGGATCATGAATACGGCATCGATCACTACCATCAGCATTTTTATATCCGCTCCAACAAGGACGGCAAGAACTTTGGCCTGTATCAGAGCGAGCAGGCGGATGAAGCGCAGTGGCAGGAGCTTATCGCTCCGCGTCTCGAGGTGATGCTGGAGGGCTTCAGCCTGTTCCGTGACTGGCTGGTGGTGGAAGAGCGCAGCGAAGGCCTGACCCAACTGCGCCAGATCCACTGGCAGAGCGGTGAAGTGAAACGTATCGCTTTTGACGATCCGACCTATACCACTTGGCTGGCCTACAATCCGGAGCCGGAAACCGAACTGCTGCGCTACGGCTACTCTTCGATGACCACGCCGACCACGCTGTATGAGCTTAATCTCGACAGCGGCGAGCGCGTAATGCTCAAGCAGCAGGAAGTGAAAAACTTCACGCCGGAAAATTACCGCAGCGAGCGGGTGTGGGTGAAAGCGCGTGATGGCGTCGAGGTGCCGGTCTCGCTGGTTTATCGCCAGGATCGCTTCGTCCGGGGCAGCAATCCGTTGATGGTTTACGGCTACGGATCTTACGGCAGCAGTATGGATCCGGCCTTCAGCGCCAGCCGCCTGAGCCTGCTGGATCGCGGTTTCGTCTTCGTCCTGACGCACATTCGCGGTGGCGGCGAACTGGGGCAGCTGTGGTATGAGGACGGCAAGCTGTTCAAGAAGCAAAATACTTTCAACGATTTTATCGACGTGACCGAAACGCTGATCGCACAGGGTTATGGCGACGCCAAACGCGTCTTCGCCATGGGCGGCAGCGCCGGCGGCCTGTTGATGGGGGCGGTGATCAACCAGGCACCGCAGCTGTTTAACGGTATTGTGGCGCAGGTGCCTTTTGTCGACGTGGTCACCACCATGCTGGATGAGTCTATTCCGCTGACCACCGGCGAGTACGACGAATGGGGCAACCCGAACGAGCAGGCGTATTACGACTACATCAAGCAATACAGCCCGTACGATCAGGTGAAAGCGCAAGATTACCCGCACATGCTGGTGACCACCGGGCTGCACGATTCGCAGGTACAGTACTGGGAACCGGCCAAGTGGGTGGCGAAGCTGCGCGAGCTGAAAACCGACGATCGTCAACTGCTGCTGTATACCGATATGGATTCCGGCCACGGCGGCAAGTCCGGGCGTTTCAAAGCCTATGAGGATATTGCGCTGGAATACGCCTTTATTTTGGCGCTGGCGGAGTAA
- the exoX gene encoding exodeoxyribonuclease X, with protein sequence MILRVIDTETCGLDGGVVEVASVDLIDGHIANPMSDLVSPDRPIGIDAMAIHHITEQMVEGKPRIAVAIGRYLGSPYYVAHNAAFDRGVLPEMRGAWICTMKLARTLYPDIKYGNQYLRYALNLEVQLPQDTTLYPHRALYDCYVTAALLQRIIKDSGWTPEHMAQITEQPVLLKKFKFGKYRGQEIDRIAQEDPGYLRWMLKSIEDLSPDMKHTLKYYLIG encoded by the coding sequence ATGATTTTACGCGTAATAGACACTGAAACCTGCGGGTTGGACGGCGGCGTGGTGGAAGTCGCCTCCGTCGACCTGATCGACGGCCACATCGCCAACCCGATGAGCGATTTGGTCAGCCCCGATCGGCCTATTGGCATTGATGCGATGGCTATCCACCATATCACCGAACAGATGGTCGAGGGTAAACCGCGCATCGCGGTGGCGATCGGCCGCTATCTGGGCAGCCCCTACTATGTGGCGCACAACGCAGCCTTTGATCGCGGCGTGCTGCCGGAAATGCGCGGTGCCTGGATATGCACCATGAAGCTGGCGCGCACCCTTTACCCGGACATCAAATACGGCAACCAGTATCTGCGCTACGCATTGAATCTGGAGGTGCAACTGCCGCAAGACACCACGCTGTACCCGCACCGGGCGCTGTACGATTGCTATGTCACCGCTGCGCTGCTGCAACGCATCATCAAAGATTCAGGGTGGACGCCGGAACACATGGCGCAAATCACCGAACAGCCGGTGCTGCTGAAGAAATTCAAATTCGGCAAGTATCGCGGGCAGGAAATTGATCGCATTGCGCAGGAAGATCCCGGCTATCTGCGCTGGATGTTGAAGTCCATTGAAGATCTCAGCCCGGACATGAAGCATACGCTGAAATACTATCTGATTGGTTGA
- a CDS encoding TraR/DksA C4-type zinc finger protein, which yields MTVVSLLNPQQLLAMPESDYMNPAQQAFFRQRLLEEQQKLLLHIEALKRDIDGGEVTGDEADKAAREEDLRLLFRQLDRESRLLPKIAAALTRLYNGEYGYCLETGEPIGLARLLLRPTAELSIEAKTAQEMREPHLRKRG from the coding sequence ATGACCGTCGTTTCCTTGTTAAACCCACAGCAGCTCCTGGCCATGCCGGAGTCTGATTATATGAACCCGGCACAGCAGGCGTTTTTTCGCCAACGCCTGCTGGAGGAGCAGCAAAAACTGCTGCTGCACATAGAGGCGTTGAAACGTGACATCGACGGCGGTGAGGTGACCGGCGACGAAGCGGATAAAGCCGCGCGTGAAGAAGACCTGCGATTGCTGTTCCGCCAGTTGGATCGCGAAAGCCGCTTGCTGCCAAAGATCGCTGCGGCGCTGACCCGGCTTTACAACGGCGAATATGGCTACTGCCTGGAAACCGGAGAACCTATTGGCCTGGCACGTCTGCTATTGCGACCCACGGCGGAACTGAGCATTGAAGCGAAAACCGCTCAGGAAATGCGTGAGCCGCACTTGCGCAAGAGAGGCTGA
- the pip gene encoding prolyl aminopeptidase has product MEQLRGLYPPLAAYDSGWLDTGDGHRIYWELSGNPKGKPAVFIHGGPGGGISSYHRQLFDPQRYKVLLFDQRGCGRSKPHASLDNNTTWHLVQDIERLREMAGVDQWLVFGGSWGSTLALAYAQTHPQRVSELVLRGIFTLRKQELSWYYQDGASRFFPEKWERVLSILSEEERKDVIAAYRQRLTSKDLQVQLEAAKLWSVWEGETVTLLPSTESASFGEDDFALAFARIENHYFTHQGFLDSDDQLLRNVSLIRHIPAVIIHGRYDMACQVQNAWDLAKVWPEAELHIVEGAGHSFDEPGILHQLMLATDRFAAK; this is encoded by the coding sequence ATGGAACAATTACGAGGTTTGTACCCGCCGTTAGCAGCGTATGACAGCGGTTGGCTGGACACAGGGGATGGCCACCGGATCTACTGGGAACTGAGCGGCAACCCTAAGGGTAAGCCGGCGGTATTTATTCATGGCGGGCCGGGCGGCGGTATTTCCTCCTATCACCGCCAACTGTTCGATCCGCAGCGCTATAAGGTGCTGCTGTTCGATCAGCGCGGCTGCGGCCGCTCCAAACCGCACGCCAGCCTGGACAACAACACGACCTGGCACCTGGTGCAGGACATTGAACGCCTGCGCGAAATGGCCGGTGTGGATCAATGGCTGGTGTTCGGCGGCTCATGGGGATCGACGCTGGCGCTGGCCTATGCGCAAACCCATCCGCAGCGCGTTAGCGAACTGGTGTTGCGGGGTATTTTCACGCTGCGCAAGCAGGAGCTGAGCTGGTATTACCAGGATGGTGCTTCACGCTTCTTCCCGGAGAAATGGGAACGCGTGCTGTCGATTCTTTCAGAAGAAGAGCGCAAGGACGTGATCGCGGCCTACCGCCAGCGTTTGACCTCAAAGGATCTGCAAGTGCAGCTCGAAGCGGCGAAGCTGTGGAGCGTGTGGGAAGGGGAGACGGTAACGCTGTTGCCAAGCACCGAGTCCGCCTCCTTTGGTGAGGATGACTTTGCGCTGGCGTTCGCCCGCATCGAAAACCACTACTTTACCCATCAGGGCTTCCTGGACAGCGATGACCAGTTGCTGCGCAACGTTTCGTTGATTCGCCATATCCCGGCGGTGATCATCCATGGCCGTTACGACATGGCTTGTCAGGTGCAAAATGCCTGGGATTTGGCGAAGGTCTGGCCGGAGGCGGAGTTGCATATCGTCGAGGGGGCCGGACACTCCTTCGATGAACCGGGTATCCTGCATCAGTTGATGCTGGCTACCGACAGGTTTGCCGCAAAATAA
- a CDS encoding DNA polymerase III subunit theta, producing MGYNLAELSKEEMDKVNVDLAASGVAFKERYNMPVIPEMVEREQPAHLRDYFRERVAFYRVESHKYSRLPYEPKSR from the coding sequence GTGGGTTACAATCTGGCAGAGCTTTCCAAAGAAGAGATGGACAAAGTGAACGTTGATCTCGCGGCTTCCGGCGTGGCGTTTAAAGAACGCTATAACATGCCGGTGATCCCAGAAATGGTTGAGCGCGAGCAGCCGGCGCACCTGCGCGATTATTTCCGCGAACGCGTGGCGTTCTATCGCGTCGAATCACACAAGTATTCGCGCCTGCCGTACGAGCCGAAATCCAGGTAA
- the ftnA gene encoding non-heme ferritin, with product MLTQEMTKKLNEQLNLEFYSANMYLQMSAWCSDKGFEGAAAFLKEHSQEEMQHMQRLFDYLSDTGSLPLLGSIAAPPVEFESLADVFQQTYEHEQLITRQINELAHAAMTAHDYSTFNFLQWYVAEQHEEEKLFKSVLDKLALVGNSGKALFFIDKDLKKMGAAGENGQG from the coding sequence ATGCTGACGCAAGAAATGACCAAAAAGCTGAATGAGCAACTGAATCTGGAATTTTATTCCGCCAACATGTACCTGCAAATGAGTGCATGGTGCAGCGATAAAGGCTTTGAGGGCGCGGCCGCATTTCTTAAAGAGCATTCTCAGGAAGAGATGCAGCACATGCAACGTCTGTTCGATTATCTGAGCGATACCGGCTCCCTGCCGCTGCTGGGCAGCATCGCCGCGCCGCCGGTTGAGTTCGAATCCCTGGCGGACGTGTTCCAACAGACTTACGAACATGAGCAACTGATTACTCGCCAGATCAACGAACTGGCGCACGCGGCAATGACCGCTCATGACTACTCTACCTTCAACTTCCTGCAGTGGTATGTCGCTGAGCAGCACGAAGAAGAGAAACTGTTCAAATCCGTGCTGGATAAACTGGCGCTGGTGGGCAACAGCGGCAAGGCTCTGTTCTTCATCGATAAAGATCTGAAGAAAATGGGTGCAGCCGGTGAAAACGGCCAGGGCTGA
- the yobA gene encoding CopC domain-containing protein YobA, with protein MIGKIRSSYRLLSTIFVLFVGLSSQQALAHAHLKVQTPAEDAIVSPAPKVLTLNFSEGIEPNFSGVKITGPNDAKVKTGKLQLDANNSTQINLPIEDDLAAGKYNVSWHVVSVDGHKTKGQYSFTVN; from the coding sequence GTGATCGGTAAAATTCGCTCTTCGTATCGCCTGCTTTCTACCATTTTCGTGCTGTTTGTCGGGCTGTCTTCACAGCAGGCGCTGGCGCATGCCCATTTAAAAGTGCAGACGCCGGCGGAAGATGCCATCGTCAGCCCGGCACCGAAGGTGCTGACGCTCAATTTCTCCGAAGGTATTGAGCCTAACTTCAGCGGCGTGAAAATCACCGGCCCGAACGACGCCAAAGTGAAAACCGGTAAATTGCAGCTCGACGCGAACAACAGCACCCAGATCAATTTGCCTATCGAAGACGATCTGGCTGCCGGTAAATATAACGTCAGCTGGCATGTGGTTTCGGTCGACGGTCATAAAACCAAAGGCCAGTACAGTTTCACCGTCAACTAA
- the copD gene encoding copper homeostasis membrane protein CopD, giving the protein MSLAALFVLCRFVHFAAVMLMFGTSLFTALLSPQRLSPYLSRDVRPLLVSSTWLAGLSAVALLAIQAGQMGDGWADTWQPEVWWAVLGTTFGEIWRWHLGMSLLALLSLWLPDRRRVRLLALLSTLLLVSMAFIGHAAMHGGALGVLHRFNHALHLLAAGYWFGSLLPLLLCLRYLAQPQWRSDAVSTLIRFSRWGHLAVALVILTGVINSLIILGNWPLDVASPYQRLLLFKTALVALMVMVALANRYAIVPAMSSAPRLAQRGLVLACWIEVVLGACVLLLVSLFATYAPV; this is encoded by the coding sequence ATGAGTCTGGCGGCCCTGTTTGTTCTGTGTCGCTTTGTGCACTTTGCGGCGGTGATGCTGATGTTTGGCACCAGCCTGTTCACCGCCTTATTGTCGCCGCAGCGCCTTTCCCCGTATCTCTCTCGTGACGTGCGTCCTCTGCTGGTCTCCAGCACCTGGCTTGCCGGGCTTTCTGCCGTGGCGCTGCTGGCTATTCAAGCCGGGCAGATGGGGGATGGCTGGGCCGATACCTGGCAACCCGAGGTTTGGTGGGCGGTACTGGGCACCACCTTCGGCGAGATCTGGCGCTGGCATTTGGGCATGTCGCTGCTGGCGTTGTTAAGCCTGTGGCTGCCGGATCGGCGCCGTGTACGGCTTTTGGCGCTGCTTTCCACGTTGTTGCTGGTCAGCATGGCGTTTATCGGCCATGCGGCGATGCATGGGGGTGCACTCGGCGTGCTGCACCGTTTTAACCATGCACTGCACCTGTTGGCCGCCGGTTACTGGTTCGGCAGCTTGCTGCCGCTGTTGCTCTGTCTGCGCTATCTTGCCCAGCCGCAATGGCGCAGCGACGCGGTGAGCACCTTGATACGTTTCTCACGCTGGGGGCACCTGGCGGTGGCGTTGGTGATATTGACCGGCGTAATTAACAGTTTGATTATTCTCGGCAACTGGCCGCTGGACGTGGCTTCGCCATACCAGCGTCTGTTGTTGTTCAAAACCGCGCTGGTGGCGCTGATGGTCATGGTGGCGCTGGCCAACCGTTACGCCATCGTACCGGCGATGAGCAGCGCACCCAGGCTGGCACAGCGTGGGTTGGTGCTTGCCTGCTGGATTGAGGTTGTGCTCGGCGCGTGCGTACTGCTGCTGGTCAGTTTATTTGCAACCTATGCGCCGGTGTAA
- a CDS encoding YebY family protein encodes MKSVLLGITLLATATGALAADQLVNITKLEYGKQWAFTKEEVTLQCRSGGALFVLNNSTLMQYPLNAAAEAQVKAGQQRAQPLDVILLDDAANPGKKMSTEPYRERAEKLCAN; translated from the coding sequence ATGAAATCGGTATTACTTGGCATTACGCTGCTGGCCACCGCGACCGGCGCGCTGGCGGCAGACCAACTGGTTAACATCACCAAGCTGGAATACGGTAAGCAATGGGCGTTCACCAAGGAAGAGGTGACGCTGCAATGCCGCAGCGGCGGCGCGTTGTTTGTGCTCAACAACAGCACGCTGATGCAATACCCGCTCAACGCCGCCGCAGAAGCGCAGGTGAAAGCGGGGCAGCAGCGCGCTCAGCCGCTGGATGTGATCCTGCTGGATGACGCTGCCAATCCCGGCAAAAAAATGAGCACAGAGCCATATCGTGAGCGCGCCGAAAAGCTGTGTGCGAACTAA
- a CDS encoding LysR family transcriptional regulator codes for MVLLNDIALFVEVVKTRSFRGAAEALGMPNSTLSRRISLLEKEIGLRLMHRTTRKMELTEAGLIYYDRCRRIVDEARLAHEQLGQMLVQPTGLLRASLSVDFASVFLAPIIAEFSANYPGISFEFDYTPRQVNLISEPFDVAIRLGEPADSSLIARKIARLPRYLYASPEYIRNHGQPAHPDELIVHECLRMSTDSSSYWELFRGQECVKITPQGKFLMNSVGMIKRFAAMNLGVGLLSAELVREEVKNGELVQMLPEWQASAVSVYAITETRLLPAKTQCFIDFLREKLS; via the coding sequence ATGGTACTTCTGAACGACATCGCATTGTTTGTTGAGGTGGTCAAAACCCGGAGTTTCAGAGGCGCGGCAGAGGCTCTTGGGATGCCGAACTCCACGCTTTCGCGACGAATCAGTTTGCTTGAAAAAGAGATTGGACTGCGCCTGATGCATCGCACCACGCGCAAGATGGAACTCACTGAAGCCGGTCTGATTTATTATGACCGCTGCCGCAGGATTGTTGATGAAGCGAGGCTGGCGCACGAACAGCTGGGCCAGATGCTGGTACAGCCCACCGGCCTGCTGCGTGCATCGCTATCGGTAGACTTTGCCAGCGTCTTTCTGGCCCCCATAATTGCAGAATTTTCAGCAAATTATCCGGGTATCAGTTTTGAATTTGATTATACGCCCCGCCAGGTGAATTTGATTTCCGAGCCTTTTGACGTAGCCATCAGACTGGGTGAGCCTGCAGACTCCAGTCTTATTGCCCGGAAAATAGCCCGGCTGCCCCGCTATCTTTACGCCTCACCTGAGTACATCAGGAACCATGGCCAGCCCGCCCATCCTGATGAGCTCATTGTGCACGAATGTCTTCGCATGAGTACGGACTCCAGCTCGTACTGGGAGCTTTTTCGGGGGCAGGAGTGCGTAAAAATAACCCCTCAGGGAAAATTTCTGATGAACAGTGTGGGCATGATTAAGCGGTTTGCAGCGATGAATTTAGGTGTAGGGTTGCTGTCGGCAGAGCTGGTTCGGGAAGAGGTTAAAAACGGAGAGTTGGTACAGATGTTACCTGAATGGCAAGCTTCCGCTGTTTCAGTTTATGCCATAACAGAAACGAGGCTGTTGCCGGCAAAAACGCAATGCTTTATTGATTTCCTTAGAGAAAAACTGAGCTGA
- a CDS encoding isochorismatase family protein: protein MKFEKFTSENAAMLLIDHQVGTMGWVTSTTFEEMKRNALILAKAAAVLELPVILTSSMEDHAQGPLLPELQALLPSAFDARIKRLGIVNAMEDENFAAAVLATGRKKLIIAGVTNDVCTVYPALTLVSQGFDVQVVADAGGSPTKMADDIALRRMEKSGVTLTTTNQLIAELAGSWATEAGSQLAPLLIG from the coding sequence GTGAAATTTGAAAAATTCACCAGTGAAAATGCCGCCATGCTGCTTATCGACCACCAGGTCGGCACGATGGGATGGGTAACCTCAACGACCTTTGAGGAGATGAAGCGCAACGCATTGATACTTGCCAAAGCCGCGGCAGTCCTGGAGTTGCCCGTAATTCTGACCTCCAGCATGGAAGACCATGCCCAGGGGCCGCTGCTGCCTGAACTACAGGCGCTTCTGCCTTCCGCATTTGACGCCCGCATTAAGCGGCTGGGGATCGTGAATGCAATGGAGGATGAAAATTTCGCCGCCGCCGTGCTGGCCACCGGCCGCAAAAAACTCATTATCGCCGGCGTGACTAATGACGTCTGTACCGTCTACCCAGCCCTGACGCTGGTCAGCCAGGGCTTTGACGTACAGGTCGTGGCTGATGCCGGCGGATCGCCGACGAAAATGGCTGACGATATTGCGCTTCGCCGGATGGAAAAGAGTGGCGTGACGTTGACCACCACCAACCAGCTGATAGCAGAACTCGCGGGAAGCTGGGCAACGGAGGCGGGGTCGCAGCTGGCACCGCTGCTGATCGGCTGA
- a CDS encoding SDR family oxidoreductase, which translates to MTILVTGSTGTIGSHVIDILAAKGADVRALVRAGKNPAFPAGVKTVTGDMTDLNSMRAALQGVTTLFLLNAVLPDELTQALVTLDLAADAGIQRIVYFSVFNGSLFSDVPHFTAKYRLFLAGCKGVRELKTQFPKAPPAMAGVSSCSVLAGNDGDPHATTSSPYRTFDH; encoded by the coding sequence ATGACTATTCTGGTAACAGGCAGTACCGGAACCATCGGTTCCCACGTAATTGACATCCTTGCCGCGAAAGGCGCAGACGTTCGCGCGCTGGTTCGGGCTGGGAAAAATCCGGCGTTTCCTGCAGGTGTGAAAACAGTCACCGGCGATATGACCGATCTGAACAGCATGCGGGCGGCGTTGCAGGGTGTGACGACCCTCTTTTTGCTTAACGCCGTTCTTCCGGATGAGCTGACCCAGGCGTTAGTCACTCTTGACCTCGCAGCCGATGCCGGTATCCAGCGCATTGTTTATTTTTCCGTCTTCAACGGCTCCCTTTTCAGCGACGTTCCGCATTTTACGGCCAAATACCGCCTTTTTCTGGCGGGCTGTAAGGGTGTGCGTGAGCTAAAAACGCAGTTCCCCAAAGCCCCGCCAGCAATGGCCGGGGTGTCTTCATGCTCCGTCCTGGCTGGTAACGACGGAGATCCACATGCAACAACATCATCACCGTACCGCACTTTTGATCATTGA